The Chryseobacterium sp. LJ668 genome segment ATGAAAGACCTGAAAATTTTATAAAATATGACATTGATCTTAATTCTAAAAAGATCGCTGACGGTCTAAAAATTTATGGAAATGCAATAAAATGCAAATATATCCATGAATTTCAGAATATTTTCTCAAGTCTTTTTGGTAAAGAAACCGGAATTTCTTTAAAAAGTATTTTTAAGAACGAAGCTATTGCTTAAGATATTAGCAAGAAAATCTAAATCCTCAACTTTAAAAGCTGAGGATTTATTTATTACTATGATTATGTAATTCTTTTCTTGTTACTGGCCTGTACCCAGTTTCCTTTACCACAATTCTTGCAGTTGCCTGCTGTACCTATCTCCTTTTCCTCCGTAAACCCACAAAATGTACATGAATATTGGCCCACATTTACTATCACCTTCAGAGGTTGATCCAAGGAATGAGGCAAAATGGGTAAACCAAATTTCAAATCTTTTTCGTCATAAAAGAATACACTGATGCCTCCGGATGTTTCTTCAATAGCCATTTCTATCTGTCCCAAATGAGAAACTCCTTGTAATCTTAATTCAGAAAAAAACTCATCGCTTCCTAAGTTTTCTTTTTTAAAATTATCAATAGAGAAAACACCGTCTTGTATCAGACATATCGCTTTTCCTTCCAACAAATTCTCAAATTTTTTAAATCTACCAATGAAATAAGTCAGCAGACTATAAAAAGGAATGATGACCATAAAAACAACAATAGATGAGGCAATTCCAACATCTTTGTAAAACATAGGATCACCTGCTGCAGAGCCTAAACCGATAATAACCACCAATTCAAAAACTGATAGCTGCCTTACGCCTCTTTTTCCCAGTATACGTAAACCGATAATGATGGTCAGGAACATGATGATGGTGCGGAGCACAATTTCTAAGAGGAAAATCCATTCTTCACCACCAAGTAAAAATTCTTTCCATTCAAAATTTGAAAAAATCGAGAGATACATATGTATAATTTATAAAATGATCACAAAAAATACGCCATTGAAGATTGACTATAATAAAAACCTCCGGATCTGAAATTTCAAATTCGGAGGTTTCCACTTTTAATACAAGTTTAATGTGACAATTTACTACTGCAAATCAAAATAGCTACTGTATTTACTCTGCTTGATTTTCGTCACGAAATCATCATAGGCAGGATATCTTATTCCGGTTGCAATATCAATAACAATCTTATTAAGATTTGGTTTAAGCTTTAATCTGATCTGATCAAAACTATAATTATCAGCTTCAGATAAAAAGTTTTTTATCTCATTAAAATTAATGCAATTTTCAACGAGCGTTTGCTTTGATTTCTGAAACGGCATTTCATCAAAAAAAAATTTAATTCGTTCCATATATTTTAGATTTAGTGGTGATTGCTAAGATACGAAAAAAAATCAACAATTTTATGATTACGATCACATTATCAGCAAACTACCGAGGTATAATCAGTTCATAAAACTTTTCTAAAACCTACGAAAAATCTTGTGGTGGTCTGATTTTAGTAGTATAGATTAAAAGTGATTATGGATGCTAAAAATACATCAAGAATCGCACTGGGTGCAATGCTGATCGGTGCAGGAATCGGACATCTTACATTTGCAAGAAAAGAATTTCGGGCTTAGGTTCCGGATGTTATTCCAATAAAAAAAGATGATACGATCGCATATTCAGGAATTGTAGAAATCGCTTTGGGTGCTAGTATAATTGCTTCTCCATCAAGATACAGGAATATATTAGGTAAAATTACTGCTTCATTTTTCATTGCAGTTTTTCCCGGTAATATCTCACAATATCAAAACAGAAGAGATGCCTTTCAATTAGACACTGACAATAAAAGGCTGGCAAGATTATTTATACAGCCACTTCTTATTATATGGGCCTTAAAGTCAATGTGTAAGTAAATGATTAAATATTAAATTTGAAAATATGTTTAAAAAAATTTTAGCAGGTATCGGAGGCGCAATCGTCTTAAATATTGTACATGAAACAATTAGAAAAAACTTCAAAGATGTTCCGCACATTAATGAGCTAGGCGAAGAGGCTTTGCTAAAGCTTACAGGTAGTACACCGATAA includes the following:
- a CDS encoding DUF421 domain-containing protein; the protein is MYLSIFSNFEWKEFLLGGEEWIFLLEIVLRTIIMFLTIIIGLRILGKRGVRQLSVFELVVIIGLGSAAGDPMFYKDVGIASSIVVFMVIIPFYSLLTYFIGRFKKFENLLEGKAICLIQDGVFSIDNFKKENLGSDEFFSELRLQGVSHLGQIEMAIEETSGGISVFFYDEKDLKFGLPILPHSLDQPLKVIVNVGQYSCTFCGFTEEKEIGTAGNCKNCGKGNWVQASNKKRIT